The Brachyhypopomus gauderio isolate BG-103 chromosome 12, BGAUD_0.2, whole genome shotgun sequence genome window below encodes:
- the sirt7 gene encoding NAD-dependent protein deacetylase sirtuin-7 — protein MIRMESQTEKNVLSRAERKALEKAKLIQKETQRNTFKLVDRVLKKSECERTEEDFALLQSHQDTVQELNKREIRRNVLKRKQEELFDDAEDLRSKVKQLADAMGRAQHAIIYTGAGISTAASIPDYRGPNGVWTQLQKGRTVRASDLSDAEPTLTHICVRMLHKMKMIQHVVSQNCDGLHLRSNLPRHALSELHGNMFIEVCTSCSPAREVIRLFDVTERTALHRHGTGRRCAHCGAELRDTIVHFGERGTLEQPLNWKGAAEAAQKADLILCLGSSLKVLKKYACLWCMKKPVAKRPKLYIVNLQWTPKDDLATLKIHGKCDDVMRLLMEELGVEIPTYNRMDDPIFSLATPLKPDEVDSHSRKTLVPPAGLEGSAPNSRGKAEDNMIEGGWFGRGYSKAKKKRKAT, from the exons GTGGACAGAGTCCTAAAAAAATCTGAGTGTGAACGAACGGAGGAGGACTTTGCTCTGCTTCAGAGTCATCAAGACACTGTCCAAGAACTAAATAAACGTGAAATCCGAAGAAATGTACTGAAAAGGAAGCAAGAAGAG CTCTTCGACGATGCTGAGGATCTGAGGAGCAAAGTCAAACAGCTGGCCGACGCAATGGGCCGAGCACAGCATGCTATCATCTACACTGGGGCCGGCATCAGCACG GCTGCCTCCATCCCAGATTATCGTGGGCCAAACGGTGTGTGGACCCAGTTGCAGAAAGGACGGACTGTCAG GGCATCAGACCTCAGTGACGCAGAGCCAACTCTGACTCACATATGTGTCCGCATGttgcacaaaatgaaaatg ATTCAACATGTCGTGTCCCAGAACTGTGATGGTCTTCACCTGCGTAGTAACCTGCCAAGACACGCCCTCTCTGAGTTGCATGGGAATATGTTCATAGAG gtGTGCACGTCATGCTCTCCAGCGCGGGAGGTTATCCGCCTGTTCGACGTGACGGAGCGCACGGCACTGCACCGGCACGGGACGGGCCGGCGGTGCGCGCACTGCGGGGCCGAGCTGCGGGACACCATCGTGCACTTCGGCGAGCGGGGCACCCTGGAACAGCCTCTCAACTGGAAAGGGGCGGCGGAGGCAGCCCAGAAGGCTGACCTCATCCTGTGCCTCGGATCCAGCCTGAAG GTCCTGAAGAAGTATGCCTGTCTGTGGTGTATGAAGAAGCCTGTGGCAAAAAGGCCCAAGCTATATATTGTCAACCTACAG TGGACACCAAAAGATGATTTAGCTACTCTTAAAATCCATGGAAAATGTGATGATGTAATGCGCCTACTGATGGAAGAGTTGGGTGTTGAAATACCAACCTATAACAG AATGGATGACCCCATCTTTAGCTTGGCAACACCCCTGAAGCCAGATGAAGTGGACAGTCACAGCCGTAAAACACTAGTGCCCCCTGCTGGATTGGAGGGCTCTGCACCCAATTCTAGGGGTAAAGCTGAAGATAATATGATAGAGGGTGGGTGGTTTGGAAGAGGCTATTCCAAAgcaaagaaaaaaaggaaagcAACATAG
- the rbbp9 gene encoding serine hydrolase RBBP9, with product MSPKKVVIVPGNGAGDVEHCNWYGWVNKQINKIPGVSCQLKNMPDPVVARENIWLPFMEKDLQCDEETVIIGHSSGAAAAMRYAETHKVLAIVLVSAYTSDLGDENERSSGYFSRPWEWEKIIANANHIVQFGSTDDPFLPWQEQQEVADGLNADLHKYSDRGHFQNTHFPEVISAVQKILTG from the exons ATGTCCCCCAAGAAAGTTGTGATTGTTCCTGGAAATGGCGCAGGGGACGTTGAACACTGCAACTGGTATGGATGGGTTAACAAACAGATAAATAAG ATTCCTGGTGTGTCCTGTCAGTTGAAAAACATGCCAGACCCGG TCGTCGCCAGGGAAAACATATGGCTACCTTTCATGGAGAAAGACCTTCAATGCGACGAGGAGACCGTCATCATTGGTCACAGCTCAGGCGCGGCTGCTGCTATGCG ATATGCTGAGACACACAAGGTTCTTGCAATTGTGCTTGTGAGTGCCTACACCTCAGACCTGGGAGATGAGAATGAGCGTTCGAGTG GATATTTCAGCAGGCCATGGGAATGGGAGAAGATTATTGCAAATGCAAACCACATAGTCCAGTTTGGATCAACAGATGACCCTTTCCTACCATGGCAGGAGCAGCAGGAAGTAGCTGATGGACTCAACGCAGACCTGCACAAATATTCAGATCGTGGACATTTTCAAAACACACATTTCCCAGAAGTCATCAGTGCTGTCCAGAAAATCCTAACTGGATGA